In a single window of the Nicotiana tomentosiformis chromosome 8, ASM39032v3, whole genome shotgun sequence genome:
- the LOC104112919 gene encoding large ribosomal subunit protein bL19c-like: MGSVVLPQALFVVPRNPTTCTPKKLAFSACVSRRPSQLNLSLFSHNSMGLSSKWESRSFVVRAEAEADSQGEPEAVETEEVATAETVVATEERPPFKPRTKLGDIMGILNKQAIEASDAVRPIPDIRTGDVVEIKLEVPENKRRLSIYKGIVISKQNAGIHTTIRIRRIIAGIGVEIVFPVYSPNIKELKVVKHRKVRRARLYYLRDKLPRLSTFK, from the exons ATGGGTTCCGTTGTTCTCCCTCAG GCATTATTTGTAGTTCCAAGAAACCCCACAACATGTACACCAAAGAAGCTAGCTTTTTCAGCCTGTGTCTCTCGTAGACCCTCTCAGTTGAATTTGTCATTGTTTTCACACAATTCAATGGGGCTAAGTTCAAAGTGGGAAAGTCGTTCTTTTGTTGTTagagctgaagctgaagctgattCTCAAGGGGAACCAGAAGCTGTTGAGACAGAGGAAGTTGCTACAGCAGAAACAGTAGTTGCAACTGAGGAGAGGCCACCGTTTAAGCCGAGAACTAAGCTTGGAGATATAATGGGG ATATTGAACAAGCAAGCAATTGAGGCTTCAGATGCTGTAAGGCCTATACCAGATATTAGAACTGGTGATGTTGTTGAGATCAAATTG GAAGTCCCAGAAAATAAGAGGAGGTTGTCTATTTATAAAGGTATAGTCATTTCAAAACAAAATGCTGGTATTCACACCACAATTCGCATTCGGAGGATCATTGCTGGCATTGGAGTTGAGATTGTGTTCCCAGT GTATTCACCAAATATCAAGGAACTCAAAGTAGTTAAGCACCGAAAAGTCAGACGGGCAAGATTGTACTATTTGCGTGACAAACTCCCCAGGCTCTCTACTTTCAAATGA